AGCTCCTTCAGACACATATCGCATCTGGAAGCGTGGTTCTAATCTTCGTGCTGATATGACACTTGCTGGTTTTGACGGTTTACGCATCCAACGATCAGACCAGACATTTTTGTTTCTTGGAGATGGATATGCTTCTGAGGATGGTAATGTAACTCTGCCACCTGGTTCTTTGATTGCTCTTTCTcataaagaaaaggaaataacAAATGCTTTGGAAGGTGCTGGTACACAACCAACAGAAGCTGAAGTTGCTCATGAAGTTTCCTTGATGTCTCAGACAAATATGTATAGGCCGGGTATTGATGTTACGCAGGCTGAGCTTATTCCCCATTTAAATTGGAGGCGCCAAGAGAAGACTGAGATGGTTGGGAACTGGAAGGCAAAAGTTTATGACATGCTTCATGTGATGGTTAGTGTGAAATCAAGACGGGTGCCAGGTGCTATGTCAGACGAAGAGCTTTTTGCTGTGGAGGATGGAGAAAGTATGATAAATGGGGAAAACAATGATGAGTATGATGATGTATTGACTGCTGAGGAAAGAATGCAACTGGATTCTGCACTACGTATGGGGAATCCTGATATGGTGTGTGATGATGAGGAACATGGAGACAGTCAAGAAAATGGCTCAGCAGCTACCTTTGAGAATCCTGAAGGCAATGGTGTGGTTaaagagaagaagagttggtttgGTTGGAACAAGAAAAACATCAAGAGTAGCAGTGATGATCCTGAGGAGTCAAAAACTTTGAAGAAAGTTTCGAAGTTTGGCTCAGAAGGTAGCAACCAGAAGTCAAGTGATCAGCAAAAGTCAGCATCTGACTTGAAGGAAGATAGTGGAGACACTAGGAAGGGAAAAGACAAAAgcaataagaagaagaagaagaaaggaacaGCTGCTGAGTCTAAGAATGAGAGTGAGTATAAAAAAGGTTTAAGACCTGTCTTGTGGTTAACACCAGATTTCCCTTTGAAAACGGATGAGCTTTTGCCTCTACTTGACATCTTAGCAAATAAGGTTAAGGCTGTTAGAAGACTGAGGGAGCTTTTGACAACTAAGCTTCCTCTTGGAACTTTTCCCGTCAAGGTAATCATATTACCATAATAACTAtaggtttttaattttttaggcaTCATTTTTCTGTACATTGCATTATTTTGGAGTTGGCAACTTAAAGCTTCAGAATATTGAGGAGATTCATGTGACTTGATTCTGTTTCTATTGTTTGGTTATTCTTGTACTGGTATTTGTGCATGACATGACATGATACTGCTGTTAGTATTATCTATCATAGTCTGAGTAAAACAATGAATTGGAGCGGTTTGCCCCTTTAATTTTTTCGTTTcgttttgattaattgtttgaCAAGTAGTTCTGGCCATGTTTTGACTTCTCACTTCATGGATTTCATTTGCTAATTTGATTTAGATTTCAAGCTATACTATACTAAACATAAGTTACTAAAATGCGAGTGGAGTGCCTGATTTCTGCCTGTCTGGGTCTTAACCTGATGGTTAATTGGTTTGTCATTGTCAGCGTTGTTATACAAAGGCTTCTGTTTTTTAACGATAATAATCTCTGGTGCCACTCAGGTTGCTATCCCAATAGTCCCTACCATTCGGGTTCTCGTCACCTTTACAAAGTTTGAGGAGCTTCAGCCAACAGAGGAGTTTTCAACTCCACTCTCCAGCCCAGCACATTTCCAGGATGCGAAATCCAAGGAACCGGAGGGTTCAACATCGTGGATTTCATGGATGAAAGGAAGTCGCGGAGGGCAGTCCAGCGACTCCGATAGTCACAGATACAAAGATGAAGTTGACCCTTTCAACATACCTTCGGACTACAAATGGGTGGATGCCAATGAGAAGAAACGCAGAATGAAGGCTAAGAAAGCCAGaagtaagaaaaataagaagcaGACAGCAGCAAGAGGTAGTGAGGGTGGTGCTTTGCATCAAGGAACTGAAGACCTTgaagaataatagtaacaaCATGGATTCACGGTCTCTGGGTATATTTCCACTTTGATAATTGTTGCACAAAGAGTCTTTTTTTGTGCAAACAGCCACAGCTGACTTTCTCATTCTGCATTGGATTGTTTCTCCAAGAATATTCTACTAGAGATTTCTTGGGCAACCAATTGTTTGTTACTAGCTAAGAAAAATGtgcctttatttttttatttcttctcaagTTTGGCGAAGAAAGCTTTTTCTTCTAGAAATTGTTGTATTGTCATGTGAAGTGaaaattgaagaggaagagtttaTACTCCTCCTTCAATCGCGTGGCTTCATTCTAATTTTCATTAGTCACCAATATTTGTATCTACACCTATGTCAATGATTATCTAGATTACACTTTTGAGAGTGGCATTCTCTTCATTGTTTGTTGTTCTGTCTGTCATCAAGAATTTGAATCTTCTTTTGAAAAGGAAACATCATAAACCGGAAATAGTAAAGAACTTTAATCTTATTTCCACGAACTATTTTTGACACATACTACAAAGAATCCATGTcatatcaacaaaaataaaagacttaATAACTATATATTAATTTACAAGAGGTAGAATTATTCTACCAAAATCTGTCTTTGTTAACGCTCAAATAGCCAGCCATTACCTTCCCCCCAGTATTTCTCATACCATCTATGAGGAAGCACCATGAAGAACCCAATGCTCCAATGAAGAAATCAGAGTCAGCAGCCATGAGGAAATTAACCAGTGGGTAATTGGTGCTGGTCTCCCTCCCAAGGCTGGCTTCATACTCAGCCATTGACACATTCATCCTGTCTTGGCGTCTTACCTTTGTATAGTGAAAGTTCCAATGAGAATATTCTTTGGTTTTGTCAATGACTTCCTGAATCAAGTTAGGTTCTTAGTAATGTCAGACACTTTTAACAAGAACAACGTTTGAAAAATTAAGTAGATgtgtagtagtagtagtagtagtactAGTACCTGCATCTCAGTGGAGAGCCAAATGTTGTTGAGGTTTGGGAAGTGCCTCCTAATCCTATCAGCAAGATGCATGTATTCTTCAAATTCAACCACTTTCATTTCACATGCTTTGTCTCCCATCCTTACATGCATGCTTAGAAGAGGCCTAGGAACCCATGGCTTGTGATTGGACCACACATATTCATCAATTTCAGATCTTGGCTTATTATTACTTCCCTGAAATACCACCAGAAgcaaaattataacaaaatcaaAAGCAATTTTCATGGTCATGTATATTCTTCTCTAAGTCAGTCTTTTTTGTCCCAAAAAGTATTTTAGTAAGTTAACCTTTGTCCAGTCTCCAGCAAGACCTTCATGCACCATTTTCGCAGCTAATTTTCCGAATGCAGCATGTCGAGCTTCATTCAATAGGCTGCATGTGTACTCAGTTGGGAACCTCATTAAGTAACGCACAGCCTGGAAACAATATTTGTGGCATCAACATGACTTCATGAAGCAGTCACACAAAATAAGAGGGAAACTGATCACTGAAGAAAATTGGGAAAATGTGGACATAACTCTTTTATGCATTTCTTATGAGTACCCTACCTGTGCCCTCCACCACCGCATATCCATCTTTCTATGTGAAGTAATCAAGCTGCCATTTATATCAGTTGTTGGTTGCAGATACCTCCACGGTTCACCCCATATTCTGCaccataaaaactaaaattcttTAAGTAATCATTAATGTATAACTGCAGTTGTAGTTGGAACCTACCTAGGAGTTGGCCCTGCCCATATATGCTTTGATGTGTAATTTTCTTTCACAGTCAAAATTCCTTTACTCCAAGCATCTTCGCTTTTCATTAGTTCTAATGCTCGTCGACGACACTCTAGGGAGGCTTCTGGAAAGAAGTAACAACTCCAACTAGACCGGGAAGACCCTGCATACACATTTTATGTTCACAATGATTGTATGCAAAAGTTGTTAAAACTGAATTGAACCTAAATCAGAAGAGATGAAGCAAGCAACTGTATTGGTCTTTTTAATTATACCTTTGCAGCCACCATGGTCAGCTCTATTGTAATATTTAGTTACAAGAACTCTGCCTTCATTGATTGCAATAGCAAGGAGTCCACTCATTCCAGCAAACTGAGCACCAATGCCGAATCCTGGTAATTTTTCCCAGTCAGCTACAAGGAACTTGACATCCGGATTGCTGCAGTTTAAGGGATGCTGATGGATCCATATGTCACGTTGCACTTTCCTAGTCAATGGGTAATTTTCTTCATCAGATCCTGCAATCTGCCAAAAGCTTATAATAAGAAAATGGTTTAAGTTTGAAGTTTGAACCGGCAAGTAGTTGACATTATAATTGGTGAGTCTAGCTTACGCGATTCGACCTTATGCCGAAGAAATCTCACAATATGGCACAAATACTAAAAAGACATACCCAAGGTGGATAAGCACCCTTAGTTACAGCTTGATGCCTGAAATTTTGAGTCTGGTCACTGGTTGTAGCAACATGGTGCATGTCCAAAAATCCTTTCCAACTTGTCCATTGAGGGAAGTTCTCATTTCCTGTTCGCTTATCGAGACGTTCGAATAGCTGTGTCCTGGCTTTGCAGTCTTCCAAATGTGGGGCATAAGGCAAAATGGACCTACTGATTCCAAGTTTGTGCAAGCACTCATTTGCCTCACTTTCAGATTTAGTTAACACACAACTCCAACCTGAATAAAGCATAGAGACACTATCCtcattttctttatcttttctgcTGTTGAAATCTGTTAGCCTCTGTGTTCCCTTAGCATTAACATTGCAGTCTGTTCTTGTCAccataagagaaaaaataaattatgacaTTTGACATTTATATAATCTAAGACCCCTATAAAATTGATCATATCCAAATTGATAACTGCAAGAATGTCCCAAGAaaatttaatattgattgattatGCAATGCAAAATAATGTGCCATATTCGGACAGAGTAGCCTAAAGAAAGTGTTGGTATGATTTCAAGTTGCTTCAGGTACAAGCCTTAGaatttattcattcattcatcTAATCATCAATTGAAGAATCCAATATTCTTTGCTTTAAATTTAGCCAATAATTGTTGTTCCTTTTTCAACAAGATTAACAAAGTGTACTGAATTTGTCATGTTCCACTTCAATTAAGAACCATCATCAAATGGtagaaacaaaaacagaaacatagaaataaagataatcaaaagtagaagaagattgACTTACTTATGGTATTATTAGAGTGAGAAAGAGAGTCAGAATGGAATGTTAAATTAAGCATTGAGAATGAGAAGCGACCAATGCCAAGCTGAAAGGTTCCAGTGGAAGTAAGAGCAGCCAAGATGAAAGAGGCAAGGCACACTCCAAAGAGGAATCCAACAACACAAACCATACATGGAAATGAGTTTCCCATTTGCAAGGCTCTCATTGAAACCGCTCTCTCAAGAGATTTCTGATTCACTGCCTCCATGGTTTTCTGGCAATTAGGCTCCTTCAAGAAGCTTCAAAGGCAGAAAAAAAGTCTATGAAGAGAGGGAAAGACTAAAGAGGTCAATGATGTTGATGGAGCAAGAAAAGCATCCCCGCTACTTTTGGATGGAGCTAGGAATAAGGAAATAGAATTCACATGCATAGTTTTCTTCTTTAAGTGTAAAGATTAAAGAACAATGTCTAATAATCACTAAATAATTAATCACCCAAGAAGAGGAGAATACTTTTATAATACGGCATAAGCAAGCAAAGTTTTGaggggaagaagaggaagaaggtgACGTAccatgaaaaaaacaaaaacacaatcCGTGAAACAAGATAAGAATGTGAGTGGCAACAACTTTTTAGAGAAACAGTGTCTGTGGAGCCTGATTTTTACCTGCACACCCTTTCTTTCTTGtgcttttaatattattattattaatagtaaGAGTTAGTAACACCAATCTCCAATGGAAATacagaaataaagaaagaaagaaagaaggttaGATTTGGTGGCAGCTGGTGAAGTTGCCACTTGGTTTATATATTCTGATGATTATCACTCACTCAATCTATGGCTCTATGCTTTGTTGCAATGTATGGCTGGTCCCCTCTCACATTTCTAGATGAACTTCCCTCAGCTCAACCAAAAGCTAAGCCTCCAATTAATtaatccttttttttctttaatcttttattaattacaaCAGTCATTCATCTAATTGTTATGGTGGTTTTTGGATATGGACAGAAGGAATGGAACCACACGCAAACTTTCCATGCATGCTATGTTGACTTTctctttttgaaaattatgtgaGCTCTAATTGTGATTAGTTAAAACAAAACGAATATAGAGTTGTTCTCTTTTTGGAGAGCCTCTTGGCTGTGATAcacttttcctttcttctttttgcttTTCAATTATggttatttattctttttctaattaaatatttttattctggcttataataaaattcatttaaaagGGGGTTGGATACTTGGATGCTGGTTTTGGATCTTGAACTGAAAATTATCAATTATAGTACTCCTAGTCCTTACTACTCCAAAGACCATATTAATTAGGGGGTGTTTACGGATTGCTTAGGTTTTAAAGAAAAAAGCCAtccaatattttaatttatgtgaCGGTTTGAATTGGATGAACTTTTTTGAAAATACGATCCGATTACAAGCGGTTtagatttgtgattttttaaataaaaaaattaaatacacataacaagtctcaacatcaaattttaaataaccaacaataatataataagtcttaacaatatcttaaaaaatcaacataacataacaatagaaataaaattataggttagttaaaataaataaataaataacattttgaacataaaatttttattaaataataataatacatgaataatagaaaaatgtataacaaattgaacatcttataagtataattgtaaatataataataaaataataatattatagtacATTGTGTGATTTGAAT
This portion of the Arachis duranensis cultivar V14167 chromosome 6, aradu.V14167.gnm2.J7QH, whole genome shotgun sequence genome encodes:
- the LOC107492013 gene encoding uncharacterized protein LOC107492013, encoding METNGIVHDGSIGGARREEREIGDKSVEDLAKYAHSPAHLAVARRDHVALQRIVSTLPRLAKAGEVNTEAESLAAELRADEVSAVIDRRDVPGRETPLHLAVRLRDPISAEILMAAGADWSLQNENGWSALQEAVCTREEAIAMIIARHYQPLAWAKWCRRLPRIIASAARIRDFYMEITFHFESSVIPFIGRIAPSDTYRIWKRGSNLRADMTLAGFDGLRIQRSDQTFLFLGDGYASEDGNVTLPPGSLIALSHKEKEITNALEGAGTQPTEAEVAHEVSLMSQTNMYRPGIDVTQAELIPHLNWRRQEKTEMVGNWKAKVYDMLHVMVSVKSRRVPGAMSDEELFAVEDGESMINGENNDEYDDVLTAEERMQLDSALRMGNPDMVCDDEEHGDSQENGSAATFENPEGNGVVKEKKSWFGWNKKNIKSSSDDPEESKTLKKVSKFGSEGSNQKSSDQQKSASDLKEDSGDTRKGKDKSNKKKKKKGTAAESKNESEYKKGLRPVLWLTPDFPLKTDELLPLLDILANKVKAVRRLRELLTTKLPLGTFPVKVAIPIVPTIRVLVTFTKFEELQPTEEFSTPLSSPAHFQDAKSKEPEGSTSWISWMKGSRGGQSSDSDSHRYKDEVDPFNIPSDYKWVDANEKKRRMKAKKARSKKNKKQTAARGSEGGALHQGTEDLEE
- the LOC107492014 gene encoding uncharacterized protein LOC107492014: MEAVNQKSLERAVSMRALQMGNSFPCMVCVVGFLFGVCLASFILAALTSTGTFQLGIGRFSFSMLNLTFHSDSLSHSNNTINCNVNAKGTQRLTDFNSRKDKENEDSVSMLYSGWSCVLTKSESEANECLHKLGISRSILPYAPHLEDCKARTQLFERLDKRTGNENFPQWTSWKGFLDMHHVATTSDQTQNFRHQAVTKGAYPPWIAGSDEENYPLTRKVQRDIWIHQHPLNCSNPDVKFLVADWEKLPGFGIGAQFAGMSGLLAIAINEGRVLVTKYYNRADHGGCKGSSRSSWSCYFFPEASLECRRRALELMKSEDAWSKGILTVKENYTSKHIWAGPTPRIWGEPWRYLQPTTDINGSLITSHRKMDMRWWRAQAVRYLMRFPTEYTCSLLNEARHAAFGKLAAKMVHEGLAGDWTKGSNNKPRSEIDEYVWSNHKPWVPRPLLSMHVRMGDKACEMKVVEFEEYMHLADRIRRHFPNLNNIWLSTEMQEVIDKTKEYSHWNFHYTKVRRQDRMNVSMAEYEASLGRETSTNYPLVNFLMAADSDFFIGALGSSWCFLIDGMRNTGGKVMAGYLSVNKDRFW